One Octopus bimaculoides isolate UCB-OBI-ISO-001 chromosome 16, ASM119413v2, whole genome shotgun sequence genomic window, CATGAACTGGTGATTAAtccttttctgtttcttcatttGATGGTTTTCATTATCGGAGAGTTCATCTCCACTTTCAGATGAATGAGTATCGTttgtattattttccatttttgttcGGTTGATTTCACAATAAATAACGTGCTTTATTTGGTTGTGTTCCCCAGTTGATGGTGTTAAACTGACCACTTTATACTGATGATTCGAATCATTATCGTCTGGCCTATCCTCAATATGGTTTTCAATTTCCTTCGAAGTTTCTCGATAAATTATCGGAGaaggtgttattgttgtttctaagCCGTTATCTAACTTGGAAATATATGCTGGTTCTGAAACTTCAGTGTGCTCTTCTATAAAATTAGATTCCATTTTGGTGTCTACCACTTCTTTTGCTGGTATTGGGCGCAATTCGCTTTTCACTTTCTCGTATAAAAATTCAGTACTGCCTTCACCTGAACTATTATATAAGGAAGGCCGGGATCTTAATTTAACTGGCTTGCTATTTACATTCATGACTGTATCTTTCGGCACCTCAAATGCTTTGATTCTACGGTGTACGTTTCCCTTGATTAAAGCTTCCCTTTTTTGTTCATTTATCGCTATACTTCCATCTTCAATGTCGTTTTCTCCGTCATTTAGTGTGGGCGAAAGCAGAAAGCTTTGACGTTGTTCCGATGTCACAAAGCTTTCTACAATAGCTGGACTAGAAATTTCAACATTCCTAGACGATGGTGTTTTATAATTTTCAGAAGTTGTCAAACCGGTCTCTGTGTTTGATATGACCGCTTGGGTTGGTTGCTGTGTAATAATTGAATTTTCCGAAAATGTATTTTGAGCGGTTTGAGCAAGAATATTTGGTTGAGACTCGAGCGTTTCATCGctaattaatttattctttaacGGTTGCATAATATTATAGTCAATGACTCCATCGGCTCTGATACGTTTGTTTATTTCACTTGGGCTTTCTACTGTCCACAGGTCATTGTTTTCATTCCTATTGATTTCACTCGAaggcaaagtttctacaggtgtattaatatgtgcgtgtacatctTCAGCAGTTTCGAAGTCTTTCTTGACTGGTGAAGCAGCAACCATTTGGTTAGAAGTTTGTTGAATTTCAGGGGCAACATATTCAGTGCCGTTTTTCACTAAAGGGTTCTTAACAATGAAATAGTCTGCCTCCGATTTATGTTGTAGATGTGAAGCCCATTCTTCCTCAGGGTATTCTGAGCTTcgtatttctttaatttctcgaTGTGAGCGCTGCGTCTGATGTTGAACGTCAACCGAGTCGGGAGAAGTTTTCTCAAATGAACTAAGTGCATTCAAATTCTCAACACGAGACCGATCACCGCTGACATCATGATTCACAACTTCTGAACCGGTTAAGTTTGCTTCAACTACTGTTCCGGGTCTAGCATCATTGTAACCAGTTAAACTTGCGGCGTCAGCTGGCTTATTGGGTTGAGACGCGAGTGGTTCATTCGCGGTAATAGGAGTCGTCCAACGAGTTATTTGatcgttgtttttgttggcaTCAATTGTTTCATGTTCTCTTAGTAATCCGTTTGAATCTTGCAGGTGTCGAGGGTGAACAGTACCGTTCGTAAGGTATTCAACTGGTTCTGCAGTAGACTTGTCGCTTGTTTTCTTCGTCTCACCGAAAATTGATCGCCCTGATTCGAAAATACGACGGAGGAAATTTACTGGTTTTCCGGTCACCACTTGCTCTTTCTCTGTTTCATTCGTGCTTTTGATGACCGTTGGTTCAACTTTCACATTCTCTTCACTGTACTCTTGGGAGGCAAACTCTCCAAGAAAATTGCTGCCCAGACTACTACAGCTGCTGGAGCTTCTACTGACTGTTGCCGAGCCTGGGTATTTCGCGTTTTGCTCGCCGTTAAAATCTCTATTGCTTTCACTCTCTTTCGATGCAGCCAATACAACAGATTCATTTTCTCGCACATTTTCTCCTTGAGTTTTTTCAACTGAACTCAATCCGTACACTAATCTCTCTCCCGTACCCGTGTCGTGTTCTGGGCTAACACTTGTGCTACTTTCTGTTATGACGGTATTTGTAACTGCAGGGTATGTAGATATAGTTCCATTgctctttgttattgttttagctgctgctgttgcagttgaaTCACTTCTTATCAGCGGTGTCTGATTACCCTCTGGTGGTTGTTTAAGCCGGGTTAACATCTCAGAGTTGGTTGAATAATAGGGAATGTATGAAACACGGTCGAGATTACTGCCAGAATTGTCTTCTTTTAAATGCGTTTCTTCTCCTTCTACTGtccttccttcctcttcttctttgtcgtcttctttcttttcctccccttcctcttctttattACCAACACTGTCTCCTAAATATGTCCCACTAACCACTACAGTTTGTATATTTTCAACACTAGTTGGAGTAGAATGTATTTCACTGGCGATTGTCGGCACAATATTATATTCTGCTTCAACTAAAGTAATttcttctcccaccaccactcCTGTTTCGTCCGATTTTTTTAACACTTTCTGAGTCAAATCTGTTGTAGATGTTTCAATTATTGTcgtagtggttgttgttattgttgtagttattggtGTTATGTCCGTTGCTATATCTTTTATTACCCCTTTTTCATTGGTGTCAACAGAAGCACATGACTGAACAAACGAAGGAGAGCTTCTGAAGAAGGTATTGTTACTTTTTGACACGCCTTTCTTTGTTAAGaggtgtttctctctttctcctacctTGTTTACTTCAAGCGCAGAAACTGAACTCAATGTGTTTTCATTATCAATTAGTATATTTTCTGAAATCACAATTTCTTTGTCCTTCTCGTCTTCTTTATGTTTTTCTTCTGACATTACCATTACCTCTTCTACTTCGACCTTTTCTATCTGGCTTTCCTCCTTCTCTAACgactcctcttctctttcttcttctctctctcctgctaCCACGACTACTTCAGTTGACCCTATCACTACCACCTCTTCACTCTCTTTTTcgtctttttcttgttctttcctttcttcatgGTCTATGTCACGCTCTATTTCTCCGACAATGAGGTCTATTTTTCCACTTgtattttcatttgcatttattTCTTCCAGTGTTTCCCCACTCGTAACTGCCATTCCAGTCCCAGTTTCCATTTCTCCCTTAACTTCGTTGATATCTTCTGTTTTTACACTGTAGAAGATTTCAATTTCATCTCTTACATCATTCAAATCGTCAGTTTTTCTATTCGCCTCTGGAGGATCGCTTTCCACTGCACTGGCAATGGGTGGTTGATTTGCTTTGggtatttgtttttcttcgttCGACATGGAGAGAAACGAACCTTGCTTATAACATTCTGGTAATTCTGTATGGTCGCTTATTATCTCGTTACTTCCTTCATTGTTTTCCCTATGCAAAACATACGCCATTACGCTCTCGAATTTATTAGGTATCATATCAGGAACATCTAATGGTAGACTCTCTGTAAGGCTTATCGTATCCTCTTCGACATTCATACGTTCAGCCTGCTCAGTATTCATCGCCGATGAAGCCTGAAgcccttcttctttttctattacaACCTCGTCATTGCCGGGGATAACAACGGGTTGTACTTCAAAATCAGATGAAATATCCACGGGTGGGTTCATTTCCGAAATAACttgtatattttcctttgtttccGAAGAAGGGGCAACTTCATAGCTTATAGGGGTAACTTCGAGATCTTCACCTACTACATCATCTAGTGAAGGAAGCGTTTCTTGTGTGACGGTAGATAGGCTAACTACCACAGTTTCACCTACGACTTCGTTCTCCACTGAAGGGAGAGCTTCTTGTTTGACGGTTGGTAGGTAAACTTCTACAACTTCATGTATAACTTCACTGTCCACTGAATGGACAGCTTCTTGAGCGACGGTTGGTACGCTGACTTCCACAACTTCGTGTACAACTACGCTATCCACTGAAGAGACGTCTTCTTGTGTGACGGTTGGTAGACTAACTTCCACAGCTTCATGTACGACTTCACTGTCCACTGGAGGAACAATTTCTTGTGTGACGGTTGGTAGGCTAACTTCCACAACTTCATGTACGACTTCACTTTCCACTGAAGGGACAGCTTCTTGTGTGACGGTTGGTAGGCTAACTTCCACAACTTCATGTACGACTTCGTTCTCCACTGAAGGGAGAGCTTCTTGTTTGACGGTTGGTAGGTAAACTTCTACAACTTCATGTATAACTTCACTGTCCACTGAATGGACAGCTTCTTGAGCGACGGTTGGTACGCTGACTTCCACAACTTCGTGTACAACTACGCTATCCACTGAAGAGACATCTTCATGTGTGACGGTTGGTAGACTAACTTCCACAACTTCATGTACGACTTCACTGTCCACTGAAGGGAGAGCTTCTTGTGTGACGTTTGGAAGGATAACTTCAACAGAATCCTGTATAACTTCTTTGCTTACTGAAAGGATAGATTCTTGTGTGTTTAATGGTGGGATAACCTCCACGTACTTGTGTGCAACTTCAGTGTTCAGGGTACTGAATTCTTGTGGCTGAATTAGTGGGGTTAGCGCATAAAAACTCTGTGCAGTATTACTGGTTACAGAATCAGTATTCTCTTGGACCTTTGTATCGGGAGCAATCTCATTTGTTTTAAGGATAATTTCTTCTGTTTGTTGAGCcggaatatttttatttcttatctgtGTAATTCGGCTGTTTACAATCCTGAGTCTTTCTTGAACACTGGGTCTACGTGATTGCTCAGTCTTAATAATTTCGCCAGTTATTTCAGAGTCATTCAATGAGAGCACATCAGCAACGCTCTTATCTGGGAcaaaattttcttcatcttttgtaGCAGAAGTAATTTCTttaacatcatcagcatcttctTTCTTCACGAAAGTGATAGATTCTTCCGTTTTTTTAAAGAGGGGTTCATCACAAGTTTTCAATATAGTTTCGCTTTTCATTGCAGGCAAGGTTTCGGCTTCCTTGACTGAAGAAATTTCAGCAAAGTTTGTCAAATCTGTCGATGGGCTAACTTCCACAGTCTCATGCATCTCTCCGTCCTGCAAAGCAGAAGTTTCTTGTGCTACTGTTAGCGGGCTATTTTCTATAGTCTCATATACAATTTCTTTGTTTACTGAAGGGAGAGTTTCTTGTATGTCTGTGGGTGGGCTAACTTCCACGGTCTCATGTACAACTTTACTGTCAGGTGAAGGCAGGAATCCTTTAGCTGATGTTACATCAACTGCTCTTTCTCCAATATGTTTGTTAACAATTCTGAGTCTTTCTTGAGCAGTTGGTCTGTGTTTCTCATTCACAGTTGCGTTATCTTCTAGGATGTGTGTCTGAGTACCGTTCAACAAAATAGTTTCATCGTCTCCTGCATTTCCACCAATATTATGATTCTCTTTCTCTGAATAcatgtcattttctttcttccaagGTTGAAAATTAACATATGTTTCTGTTTCATCATCCATATATCTTGTTGGCGGCCAGATCTTTGCAAGTTTTCTTACTTTGTGTTTTCTGACAGTCTTCGAAACGTCGAAAATCGACAATTCTTGTATATTGGGTTTGTTATGAACTTTTTCTGGACGTTGTGCtaaattttttttcctgatttcGGCATCCTCTCTACCAGACGATTCAGTTTCTTCTTTTCTAATTGGTTTTACAGACTTCTCACTAAGCTCGTTTCCTAGTTCAGCTTCAACTTCAAGCTCTCTATTGGCATCAATTTTATCGGTAATCTGGTTTTCTATTTGTTGTTCTACGATTTCGGATTCGCCTGATATTTCTGATGGAATATCTTTTACTATGAATTCTTCATTTCCACTGGTTCTGATTCCATTGCTGTACTCCTGGTCGGTCACTGGTGACTCTGAAATATTTCTTGAGTACAACTGTGATTCAGTTTTTCCCTCAACTGTGGAAAACTTCCCCAAggtgatgctgttattgttgttatcgtcgtcgtcgtcgtcgtcgtcatgtatATTGTTGATCTGGCTACTGTTTTGATCGTTAACGACATTACTGTCGTTGATAGTTTCCACCTTTCTATTCACCTCAACAACAAGCACCTCTTCTGTCATATCTTCTCCGCGAACATAATTATCCGTTTTTGTTTCAATGACACCTtttatatcgttgttgttgctgtagagatcattgttgttgttgtttttaatgtcgATATTACGGTTGTCGTTGTTGGTGATCGTATTAATTATTTCGTAACTGCTATTCTCGTCGCTTTCGTTCCGGATGTTGTCGTTAATTTTAGACATCGATTCCAATCTACATTGCTGCTCAGGAAACATTATATCTGATGTGATCGTAGTTTGAAAACCAGTCGACGGTAGCAGTAGAGACTCTTCTGTTTGTTGTTGCTTGACGTTAATGAGACGTTCAGAAACCAGCCCCACTTCCTCAGCTTCGGACGTATTAAATGATGTGTCCGATATATTTGTCAGTATATTTGGCTCTGTTTTATAAATAGTGTCTCCACTTTGCATAGCATTGTCTGAAGTAGAATAGAGAGGAACGGAGGCCACATCTACGTTGATGAAAGTATTTTCTGTTATCTCTGTTTGCTGTTTTTGCTGCAGTTCATCGTTGagtagttctttcttttcttcccctgTTTTCAGTTCTTTTTCCTCTCGTTGTACTTCGTTTTGCTTGTTCTGTACACGAAATATCTGATTCAAATTACTTTCTACTGGTCTGTATCCTATTGGTTTCGTTCCGATTGTATGCACCCAAGAAGTATCTGATATTTCTCCGCCATTTATAGAGTGGGCTTTATTTTGATGCAAGTCATCTTTGTCGTAGATGCACGTAGAAAATATCTTCTGCAATTCCTTCACACGGCCTCGTTTGATGCTCTGTTTCATTGTCTTGTACATGTCGTCGCTTAAGTGCTGGACTACGTGGTTAGCATCTTGATATATAATTGTGAAATTTCCGTTCACACTGCTGCTATCTCCTTCAACACTCGCTGTCGGTGGCATTGCACGAGAATGTGACGACAGCGTGGTATGAGACGAGGTAGGGGAAGAGGAAGTCTCTGTCGACTGTGTCGATGGTGACGAAGAGAAGAAATGGGAAGTTGTCGGGGATGTCGACGATTGTGTTAGCAGAGGTGTTTCTCTTTCAGGCTGCATCGGCGACATCGTTTCAGGTGGTGTCGGTGGCGATGAGTGCAAAGTTTGTGTAGAAGGTGATTGTGAGAGAGGCAAAGTAGCAGACGAATTAAGGGACGAAACCTCAGATAGTGTCATGGGTGATTCTGCAGACACTACCATAGATGAGTCCAGAAATGATTCCACAGATTGTGTCACTGATGGTGCCAAAGACAGTTCCAGTGCTGGTACTAGGGGCGGTACCTCACATAATTTTGGAGATTGCGGTTCAGACACTGCAACAGTTGGTCTTACAGATAGTTCCTCAACTGGGTTTAAAGAGATAGGCTCAAGCAATGCATTAGATTGCAGCACAGTCAATTCCTTAGCCTGTACTTCAGATTGTGAATAAGACTGTGGTGCCTCGGTCTGTTTGTTTTCCAATGGCGTAGATGGTACCTCCAGCATTTTCTCATCCAGTGTCACAGATGCTACCTCAGGCAACTTTTCATCTAATA contains:
- the LOC106868339 gene encoding uncharacterized protein LOC106868339 isoform X5, which gives rise to MDPEGEKNPERPKSIFHLLRNSFKKSFSSPSKPKKVEGIETHEDPNIKENDAVKNGVLRKETSQDNSTTASSASKSLKKYLPETSLDLNLDSNLNGGLETPQEYIASLRSAESQKEGVEELEAEEKEEKEKDVVIEDIVKDVRTEEQEKDVITKGKEKDVLTEGIEKDVKTEENEKEKEKDIQKFEERENYVREEKGVTLEEIEKDAVKTEEIEKDAAKTEEKEKDIERIEERERDIVVSEEIQKDAAKTEEIEKGIERIEERERDIVVSEEIQKDAAKIEEIQKDIERIEERERDIVVSEEIQKDAAKIEEIESDTAKTEEKDVEKIEERERDVVSEEVEKDAAKTEEKEKDVERIGESEREVVSEEIEKEVVTTEESRKDVIFEENGKVVKGIEKEGEKAAIITGKEKEKIIEEDEKEQKIETEESINNHASSDDENAFVRNGNSQREKDLIGAYTEKNDEQECDVSGTAEKPLSLLNHIQSSSTMAENKEVPHVTSDQLCEKPDLTTIDMYSSEESSSHAGKHESTLLSNEDKVLPDKKDNVSSQSFPSATSLPSNSSYAEEKLLDKEKEEPKPEGNNSSDPLSSEAKLDSKNDNTDNTENKKDIPDIVAPNIIRQPEFSKWGAFLPKPYSKPLQQPFKKFSQLFLGKPKSTAKLSSESLPQLQSTNSTTTNSTIPPTLRTDSSLPLLPSQIAKSSPRHAHQQLQSQEPTSTPLYTQHTLSSSSIPQSISSVELSPSLSAAPSPPQTEIITTASSLTLDTIQPDVLKKETSVTLHEVPSVTPDKKLPEVPSITLSEKLPEVPSVTLDEKLPEVPSVTLTEKLPEVPSVTLDEKLPEVPSVTLDEKLPEVLLVTLNEKLPEVPSITLSEKLHEVPSVTLDEKLPEVPSVTLSEKLPEIPSVTLDEKLPEVPSMTLDEKLPEVPSVTLDEKLPEVPSVTLSEKLPEVPSVTLSEKLPEVPSVTLDEKLSEVPSVTLDEKLPEVLSVTLDEKLPEVPSVTLSEKLPEVPSVTLSEKLPEIPSVTLDEKLPEVPSVTLDEKLPEVLSVTLDEKLPEVPSVTLSQKLPEIPSVTLDEKLPEVPSVTLDEKLPEVRSVTLSEKVPEVPSVTLDEKLPEVPSVTLSEKLPEVPSVTLDEKLPEVPSATLDDKLPKVSSVTLEDKLPDVAAVTTGDKLPDVSAVTLGDKLPEVSSVSLSEKLPDVPSMTLGDKLPDVPSVTLGDKLPEVPSVTLDEKLREVPSVTLDEELHDIQSPTFGDELSDVPYVTLGDKLSEVPVVTLGDKLPELQSVTLGDKPPEVPSVTLGDKLPEVPSVILDEKLPEVASVTLDEKMLEVPSTPLENKQTEAPQSYSQSEVQAKELTVLQSNALLEPISLNPVEELSVRPTVAVSEPQSPKLCEVPPLVPALELSLAPSVTQSVESFLDSSMVVSAESPMTLSEVSSLNSSATLPLSQSPSTQTLHSSPPTPPETMSPMQPERETPLLTQSSTSPTTSHFFSSSPSTQSTETSSSPTSSHTTLSSHSRAMPPTASVEGDSSSVNGNFTIIYQDANHVVQHLSDDMYKTMKQSIKRGRVKELQKIFSTCIYDKDDLHQNKAHSINGGEISDTSWVHTIGTKPIGYRPVESNLNQIFRVQNKQNEVQREEKELKTGEEKKELLNDELQQKQQTEITENTFINVDVASVPLYSTSDNAMQSGDTIYKTEPNILTNISDTSFNTSEAEEVGLVSERLINVKQQQTEESLLLPSTGFQTTITSDIMFPEQQCRLESMSKINDNIRNESDENSSYEIINTITNNDNRNIDIKNNNNNDLYSNNNDIKGVIETKTDNYVRGEDMTEEVLVVEVNRKVETINDSNVVNDQNSSQINNIHDDDDDDDDNNNNSITLGKFSTVEGKTESQLYSRNISESPVTDQEYSNGIRTSGNEEFIVKDIPSEISGESEIVEQQIENQITDKIDANRELEVEAELGNELSEKSVKPIRKEETESSGREDAEIRKKNLAQRPEKVHNKPNIQELSIFDVSKTVRKHKVRKLAKIWPPTRYMDDETETYVNFQPWKKENDMYSEKENHNIGGNAGDDETILLNGTQTHILEDNATVNEKHRPTAQERLRIVNKHIGERAVDVTSAKGFLPSPDSKVVHETVEVSPPTDIQETLPSVNKEIVYETIENSPLTVAQETSALQDGEMHETVEVSPSTDLTNFAEISSVKEAETLPAMKSETILKTCDEPLFKKTEESITFVKKEDADDVKEITSATKDEENFVPDKSVADVLSLNDSEITGEIIKTEQSRRPSVQERLRIVNSRITQIRNKNIPAQQTEEIILKTNEIAPDTKVQENTDSVTSNTAQSFYALTPLIQPQEFSTLNTEVAHKYVEVIPPLNTQESILSVSKEVIQDSVEVILPNVTQEALPSVDSEVVHEVVEVSLPTVTHEDVSSVDSVVVHEVVEVSVPTVAQEAVHSVDSEVIHEVVEVYLPTVKQEALPSVENEVVHEVVEVSLPTVTQEAVPSVESEVVHEVVEVSLPTVTQEIVPPVDSEVVHEAVEVSLPTVTQEDVSSVDSVVVHEVVEVSVPTVAQEAVHSVDSEVIHEVVEVYLPTVKQEALPSVENEVVGETVVVSLSTVTQETLPSLDDVVGEDLEVTPISYEVAPSSETKENIQVISEMNPPVDISSDFEVQPVVIPGNDEVVIEKEEGLQASSAMNTEQAERMNVEEDTISLTESLPLDVPDMIPNKFESVMAYVLHRENNEGSNEIISDHTELPECYKQGSFLSMSNEEKQIPKANQPPIASAVESDPPEANRKTDDLNDVRDEIEIFYSVKTEDINEVKGEMETGTGMAVTSGETLEEINANENTSGKIDLIVGEIERDIDHEERKEQEKDEKESEEVVVIGSTEVVVVAGEREEEREEESLEKEESQIEKVEVEEVMVMSEEKHKEDEKDKEIVISENILIDNENTLSSVSALEVNKVGEREKHLLTKKGVSKSNNTFFRSSPSFVQSCASVDTNEKGVIKDIATDITPITTTITTTTTTIIETSTTDLTQKVLKKSDETGVVVGEEITLVEAEYNIVPTIASEIHSTPTSVENIQTVVVSGTYLGDSVGNKEEEGEEKKEDDKEEEEGRTVEGEETHLKEDNSGSNLDRVSYIPYYSTNSEMLTRLKQPPEGNQTPLIRSDSTATAAAKTITKSNGTISTYPAVTNTVITESSTSVSPEHDTGTGERLVYGLSSVEKTQGENVRENESVVLAASKESESNRDFNGEQNAKYPGSATVSRSSSSCSSLGSNFLGEFASQEYSEENVKVEPTVIKSTNETEKEQVVTGKPVNFLRRIFESGRSIFGETKKTSDKSTAEPVEYLTNGTVHPRHLQDSNGLLREHETIDANKNNDQITRWTTPITANEPLASQPNKPADAASLTGYNDARPGTVVEANLTGSEVVNHDVSGDRSRVENLNALSSFEKTSPDSVDVQHQTQRSHREIKEIRSSEYPEEEWASHLQHKSEADYFIVKNPLVKNGTEYVAPEIQQTSNQMVAASPVKKDFETAEDVHAHINTPVETLPSSEINRNENNDLWTVESPSEINKRIRADGVIDYNIMQPLKNKLISDETLESQPNILAQTAQNTFSENSIITQQPTQAVISNTETGLTTSENYKTPSSRNVEISSPAIVESFVTSEQRQSFLLSPTLNDGENDIEDGSIAINEQKREALIKGNVHRRIKAFEVPKDTVMNVNSKPVKLRSRPSLYNSSGEGSTEFLYEKVKSELRPIPAKEVVDTKMESNFIEEHTEVSEPAYISKLDNGLETTITPSPIIYRETSKEIENHIEDRPDDNDSNHQYKVVSLTPSTGEHNQIKHVIYCEINRTKMENNTNDTHSSESGDELSDNENHQMKKQKRINHQFMPNVNKPEATILQTSSNHVLHSQMKPPEPTVVKKNHSENFVDSGMGTETVSSEGETEIVETSTEYRFLPQVNYQKAILIPSQTTNVPPKQTITMEYVQKNSSTPALARPTTLVNNSSSIEAHKIYELNTEPESVSTSDAEEDLRIVRGKLLIKNVIDSPKDGDDFDDNINVFADGFHLDKENPLYQSDPDLSKREESEEESELQEWTDDITFETIDEIAKTHSVMKKDSQSKQKLTKTLLTRLSNIDSKDIKQNINVEHKHEEIHGDIDFIHADGSRITSNFTDNFDSIAENVELWVQSGKAVIMIKVIAERIIPIDYEFNVWRKSSAIVTRQIELDLQANEQRQRLYAHVMKKHGKYGSGYQLKGSYEDDTYIQDREKVLNSRDTFKLFNQLLDVAEDSKEDGDQEERYIEKTERNALQRPNTNDFMY